A single region of the Malaclemys terrapin pileata isolate rMalTer1 chromosome 2, rMalTer1.hap1, whole genome shotgun sequence genome encodes:
- the SEC61B gene encoding protein transport protein Sec61 subunit beta: MPGPNPSGTNVGASSRSPSKAVAPRAAGSTVRQRKNASCGTRSAGRTTSAGTGGMWRFYTEDSPGLKVGPVPVLVMSLLFIASVFMLHIWGKYTRS; encoded by the exons ATG CCCGGCCCGAACCCCAGTGGCACCAATGTCGGCGCCTCTAGCCGCTCCCCCAGCAAAGCGGTGGCGCCTCGAGCTGCGGGATCCACCGTCCGGCAAAG GAAAAATGCTAGCTGTGGGACTAGGAGCGCAGGCCGTACTACGTCAGCAGGCACCGGTGGCATGTGGAGATTCTACACAGAAGACTCCCCTGGACTCAAAGT tGGTCCTGTTCCAGTTTTGGTTATGAGTCTCCTCTTTATTGCTTCTGTATTTATGTTGCATATCTGGGGCAAGTACACTCGCTCATAG